In Mustela nigripes isolate SB6536 chromosome 10, MUSNIG.SB6536, whole genome shotgun sequence, one DNA window encodes the following:
- the RIT1 gene encoding GTP-binding protein Rit1, with translation MEPGRPAGSGCGSPAGLSREYKLVMLGAGGVGKSAMTMQFISHRFPEDHDPTIEDAYKIRIRIDDEPANLDILDTAGQAEFTAMRDQYMRAGEGFIICYSITDRRSFHEVREFKQLIYRVRRTDDTPVVLVGNKSDLKQLRQVTKEEGLALAREFSCPFFETSAAYRYYIDDVFHALVREIRRKEKEAVLAMEKKSKPKASVWKRLKSPFRKKKDSVT, from the exons ATGGAGCCGGGGCGCCCCGCGGGCAGCGGCTGCGGCAGCCCCGCCGGCCTCTCCCGGGAGTACAAGCTGGTGATGCTGGGCGCCGGCGGCGTGGGCAAGAGCG CCATGACCATGCAGTTCATCAGCCACCGCTTCCCCGAGGACCACGACCCCACCATCG AAGATGCTTATAAAATCCGGATTCGTATTGATGATGAGCCTGCCAACTTGGACATTTTGGATACAGCTGGACAG GCAGAGTTCACAGCCATGCGGGATCAGTATATGCGGGCAGGAGAAGGGTTCATCATCTGTTACTCCATCACCGATCGTCGAAGTTTTCATGAGGTTCGGGAGTTTAAGCAGCTTATCTACAGAGTTCGACGCACTGATGATACCCCTGTGGTCCTTGTAGGAAACAAGTCTGACCTAAAGCAGCTAAGACAG gtcACCAAGGAAGAAGGATTGGCTCTAGCCCGAGAATTCAGCTGTCCCTTTTTTGAGACGTCCGCTGCGTACCGCTACTACATCGATGATGTATTTCATGCCCTCGTCCGGGAGATAcgcaggaaagaaaaggaggcagtGCTGGCCATGGAGAAAAAATCTAAACCCAAAGCCAGTGTATGGAAGCGGCTGAAATCACCCTTCCGGAAGAAGAAGGACTCCGTGACTTGA